The bacterium genome includes the window GTTTCCAAAACTTGCAGAGCATAATCGCCAAATGCCAAATTGTAACCGCTACGGGCTTTGCCCCTAAGACGGCCTTTTTGCTGTTTGCGATACTTTACTTTTTTAGGCATCAACATAAGTTAATTCTCCTTACTGAATCACCACGTCACCGCGATAAATCCAAACTTTAATCCCAATTACACCATAGGTTGTATGAGCTTCGGCCAATGCATAATCGATATCGGCACGTAATGTATGAAGAGGCACACGACCTTCTCGGTACCATTCAACACGAGCAATTTCGCTGCCTGCTAAACGACCGCCACATTTTACTTTAATTCCTTTAGCGCCAAATTTCATGGTGGTTTGCACGGCCTTTTTCATAGCGCGGCGATACGACACACGGCGTTCAATTTGTAACGCAATATTTTCGGCAACAAGCATGGCATCCAGCTCGGCTTTACGCACTTCGATAATGTTTAAAAATACCGTGTTGGTGGTAGACTTTTGCAATTCAGCTTTAATGGTATCAATACCACTGCCTTTTTTACCAATAACCAAACCGGGACGTGAAGTATGGATATTTATCTTTACCTTGGTTGCGGCACGTTCAATTTCAATTTTAGCCACGCCCATAGATTTAAGACGGTCTTTTACAATTTTTCTAAAACGGATGTCTTCGTGCAACCAGCGCGCATAATCCTTTTTAGAATACCATTTCGACAACCAGGGGCGGATAACGCCCACTCTAAAACCAACCGGATGTATTTTCTGTCCCACGTTTATCCCTTCTCCTGAGCAATTTCACCCTTGCTACTTCAAACAATCATCTACTCAGGACCAAGCAGATCGTTTGATAGCAGCAGTAAGGACTGCTTAGTTACTTGTCACCCACAACCACGTGGATGTGTGACATGCGTTTATATAATGACGAAGCCGACCCACGAGCGCGAGGCATAATGCGCTTCATGATGGTAGCCGGATTAACCAAAATCTTTTTTACAAACAAAGTATCGGCGCGAACACCACCTTTTTGAGTAGCGTTGGCAACAGCCGAACGAATAAGCTTGGCCACATCTTTAGAGATGACCTTGCGTTCAAATTTAAGGAGGTTTAAAGCGTCTTCCACTTTTTTACCTCTTACCTGATCCACTACCAAACGCAGTTTACGCGGTGTGCAGCGGATGTTTTTAAAAGTTGCTTGAGCTTCCATAATTATTCTGCCTTTC containing:
- the rpsC gene encoding 30S ribosomal protein S3, which gives rise to MGQKIHPVGFRVGVIRPWLSKWYSKKDYARWLHEDIRFRKIVKDRLKSMGVAKIEIERAATKVKINIHTSRPGLVIGKKGSGIDTIKAELQKSTTNTVFLNIIEVRKAELDAMLVAENIALQIERRVSYRRAMKKAVQTTMKFGAKGIKVKCGGRLAGSEIARVEWYREGRVPLHTLRADIDYALAEAHTTYGVIGIKVWIYRGDVVIQ
- the rplV gene encoding 50S ribosomal protein L22, with product MEAQATFKNIRCTPRKLRLVVDQVRGKKVEDALNLLKFERKVISKDVAKLIRSAVANATQKGGVRADTLFVKKILVNPATIMKRIMPRARGSASSLYKRMSHIHVVVGDK